The following proteins are encoded in a genomic region of Channa argus isolate prfri chromosome 3, Channa argus male v1.0, whole genome shotgun sequence:
- the mgat3b gene encoding beta-1,4-mannosyl-glycoprotein 4-beta-N-acetylglucosaminyltransferase, whose product MKMRRHRVFLLCTVGLCVISFLHYYKALHYVSLLRELSAPYPNIKSFIMVTGFFWREKGMAATPLSPASPEEAPPIPDIRPMDGKARNMPGDVAAMGAGGVLAGGGAGIDDRAGQEKDLALPRPWEKPEEHQRGDRLQIARQKAEDQLRPRPAWPDHSKGQDILKMGDLHTRTHHLQDDKTSYFVRTKYGALCFRQGTEVVSPKEHSGKLGDAAANEALDGAQVVAAGQRKTLEVQQQPSIAPKAKGKSKGKRLVKCVCRPGWHGPYCGVPTMVYHSNLPTKERLTPRETPRRVINAININHEFDLLHVRFHELAQAVDLFLICESNFTAYGEKRPLSFLRRLLNGTYDYIRHKIMYVFLDHFPDGGRQDGWIADDYLRTFLTRNGMSRVLGVRSDDVFVINDADEIPAHEGLLFLKLFNGWTEPFAIHMRKSLYGFFWKQFGSLEVVAGCTVGMLNQVYDGDGIKLRRREYYTMSGFRKYENDTGHILVQWSVGSPFHFAGWHCSWCFTPEGILFKLVSAQNGDFPRWGDYDDKKDLDYIRKLIKTGGWFDGSVQEYPVVDPKEHMYAPKYMLENYKRYRYLLENPYTSMPRQSDG is encoded by the exons ATGAAAATGCGACGGCACAGGGTGTTTTTGCTGTGCACGGTGGGCCTGTGTGTCATCTCCTTCCTCCACTACTACAAGGCCCTCCATTATGTCTCCCTGCTGCGTGAGCTATCTGCCCCATACCCCAACATCAAGTCCTTCATCATGGTCACCGGCTTCTTTTGGAGGGAGAAGGGCATGGCTGCCACCCCTCTCAGCCCCGCCTCCCCGGAAGAGGCTCCTCCTATCCCGGATATACGCCCAATGGATGGCAAAGCTAGAAACATGCCGGGAGATGTGGCAGCGATGGGGGCCGGTGGTGTCCTGGCTGGAGGCGGTGCCGGTATCGATGACAGAGCAGGGCAGGAGAAGGACCTGGCACTTCCTCGCCCCTGGGAGAAACCAGAGGAGCATCAACGGGGTGACAGATTGCAAATCGCCAGACAG AAAGCTGAAGACCAATTAAGGCCACGCCCTGCTTGGCCTGACCACTCAAAGGGccaggacattttaaaaatgggaGACCTCCATACGCGTACGCACCATCTTCAAGATGACAAAACGTCTTACTTTGTCCGAACCAAATATGGCGCACTTTGCTTTAGGCAAGGGACAGAGGTTGTTTCCCCAAAGGAGCACTCTGGGAAATTAGGGGATGCTGCAGCCAATGAGGCTTTGGACGGGGCTCAAGTCGTGGCAGCTGGGCAACGAAAAACTCTGGAAGTCCAGCAGCAGCCCTCCATAGCTCCAAAAGCTAAGGGAAAGTCCAAGGGCAAGCGCCTGGTCAAGTGCGTGTGCCGGCCCGGATGGCACGGGCCTTACTGTGGGGTTCCCACCATGGTGTACCACTCCAATCTGCCCACCAAGGAGCGACTGACACCCAGAGAGACCCCACGGAGGGTGATCAATGCAATTAACATCAATCACGAGTTTGACCTGCTGCACGTACGGTTTCACGAGCTCGCCCAGGCTGTTGATCTTTTCCTCATCTGTGAATCCAACTTTACTGCCTATGGAGAGAAACGTCCTCTAAG TTTCCTGCGGCGGCTCCTCAACGGTACGTATGACTACATACGTCACAAGATCATGTACGTGTTCCTCGACCACTTCCCAGACGGTGGTCGGCAGGATGGCTGGATCGCCGATGACTACCTGCGTACCTTCTTAACACGCAATGGCATGTCCAGGGTATTGGGTGTCAGATCCGACGACGTCTTCGTCATCAACGATGCAGATGAAATCCCAGCACATGAGGGTCTCCTTTTCCTCAAGCTGTTTAACGGCTGGACAGAACCTTTTGCCATACACATGCGCAAG TCACTGTACGGTTTTTTCTGGAAGCAGTTTGGCTCCCTAGAGGTTGTAGCAGGCTGCACAGTGGGGATGCTCAACCAAGTCTACGATGGGGACGGCATCAAACTGCGCCGTCGCGAATACTACACCATGTCAGGTTTCCGCAAGTACGAAAACGACACAGGCCACATCCTGGTGCAGTGGTCGGTGGGCAGCCCGTTCCATTTCGCTGGCTGGCACTGCTCTTGGTGCTTCACGCCAGAGGGAATCCTCTTTAAGTTGGTGTCCGCGCAGAATGGAGACTTTCCACGTTGGGGCGACTACGATGACAAGAAAGACCTTGACTACATTCGCAAACTGATCAAGACGGGGGGCTGGTTCGATGGATCCGTGCAGGAATATCCCGTTGTGGACCCCAAAGAACACATGTATGCCCCCAAGTACATGCTGGAAAATTACAAGAGGTATCGCTACCTCCTGGAGAACCCTTACACCAGCATGCCCAGACAGAGCGATGGGTAG
- the c1qtnf6b gene encoding complement C1q tumor necrosis factor-related protein 6: MRVLRQKGRETEGERGRQRETEGEGAFSSVVPPLHLTPAVCCFSSALVKLHQVVAAMVVVYLRLLLLLPLVCCVPSPSRSPPRSCRRCCDHQEPPAATAQYQMPEVRTVINMTILKGDKGDKGDKGTPGKPGLDGPPGYRGPVGPKGSKGQAGAPGDPCKIPHSSFSVGRRKSLHSVDYYQALVFDTVFVNLHEHFNMFKGKFYCYVPGIYFFNVNIHTWNFKETYLHLMHNDKEQVILYAQPSERSIMQSQSVMLDLALNDEVWVRLYKRERENAIYSDDVDVYITFSGYLVAPSLQ, from the exons ATGCGAGTCCtgagacagaaagggagggagacagagggagagagagggagacagagggagacagagggagagggagctTTCTCCTCAGTAGTTCCTCCTCTACATTTGACACCAGCCGTCTGCTGTTTCTCCTCCGCTTTGGTAAAACTTCACCAG GTTGTGGCAGCCATGGTTGTGGTGTATCTGAGGCTGCTCTTGCTCCTTCCCTTGGTTTGCTGTGTCCCTTCCCCCTCCAGATCCCCTCCCAGAAGCTGCAGGCGGTGCTGCGACCACCAAGAGCCCCCAGCGGCTACAGCCCAATATCAAATGCCAGAGGTTCGAACTGTCATCAACATGACCATCCTCAAAG GTGATAAAGGAGACAAAGGAGACAAGGGAACCCCTGGGAAACCAGGTCTGGATGGACCCCCTGGCTATCGTGGGCCCGTGGGCCCTAAGGGCAGCAAAGGCCAGGCTGGTGCCCCCGGAGACCCCTGCAAGATCCCTCACTCTTCCTTTTCAGTGGGACGCCGCAAGTCCCTGCACAGTGTGGACTACTACCAGGCGCTGGTGTTCGACACCGTGTTCGTCAACCTCCACGAGCACTTCAACATGTTCAAGGGCAAGTTCTACTGCTACGTGCCGGGAATCTACTTCTTCAACGTCAACATTCATACCTGGAACTTTAAGGAGACCTATCTCCATCTGATGCACAATGACAAGGAGCAGGTGATCCTGTACGCTCAGCCCAGTGAGAGGTCCATCATGCAGAGTCAGAGCGTCATGCTGGATCTGGCCCTGAACGATGAGGTCTGGGTCCGCCTCTacaagagggagagggagaacgCCATATACAGTGACGACGTGGACGTTTACATCACCTTCAGTGGATACCTGGTGGCGCCTAGCCTCCAGTAA